A genomic window from Maridesulfovibrio sp. includes:
- the nadC gene encoding carboxylating nicotinate-nucleotide diphosphorylase, with amino-acid sequence MTENAFNDFFQAEAKMFLLATIRIALSEDGPDLTSLGLFEQEDIATAQIIAKEDTVISGLPLIELILEFADQENKCQVHLNVDEGEKISKGTLIAAIQGPAGLLLKAERVILNFISHMSGIATETRKYVDALDHCETILLDTRKTLPGLRYPEKYAVLCGGAKNHRLNLVEMLMLKDNHIDRAGSITSAVEKLRAKYGQDCPPIEVECRNQEEVDEAVACKVERIMLDNMTFDEAKAAIATIPDEIETEISGNVTLETVAALAEAGPDYISVGRITHSAKCSDMSMQIIPM; translated from the coding sequence ATGACTGAAAACGCATTCAACGACTTCTTTCAAGCTGAAGCTAAAATGTTCCTTTTGGCCACTATAAGAATAGCTTTAAGCGAAGACGGACCCGACCTGACCTCTTTGGGCCTATTTGAGCAGGAAGATATAGCAACCGCTCAAATCATCGCTAAAGAAGATACTGTAATCTCCGGACTTCCCCTCATTGAGTTGATTCTTGAATTTGCAGATCAGGAAAACAAGTGCCAGGTGCACCTCAATGTGGATGAAGGTGAAAAAATCTCCAAAGGTACGCTTATAGCGGCCATTCAGGGCCCCGCCGGCCTGCTCCTCAAGGCGGAAAGGGTTATCCTGAATTTCATCTCTCATATGTCCGGAATCGCAACTGAAACCCGTAAATACGTAGACGCGCTGGATCATTGCGAGACTATCCTGCTCGATACCCGCAAAACCCTGCCCGGTCTGCGTTACCCTGAAAAGTACGCTGTTCTTTGCGGCGGAGCGAAAAACCATCGCCTTAATCTGGTGGAAATGCTTATGCTCAAGGACAACCACATCGACCGCGCCGGATCAATTACTTCCGCTGTGGAAAAGCTGCGTGCAAAATATGGTCAGGACTGCCCGCCGATTGAGGTGGAATGCCGTAATCAGGAAGAAGTGGACGAGGCTGTGGCCTGTAAAGTTGAGCGCATCATGCTCGACAACATGACCTTTGATGAAGCAAAAGCGGCCATCGCCACCATTCCCGATGAAATTGAAACCGAGATCAGCGGAAACGTGACCCTTGAAACCGTCGCCGCTCTTGCAGAAGCAGGCCCGGACTACATATCTGTAGGCAGGATCACCCACTCCGCAAAATGCTCAGATATGAGCATGCAGATCATACCCATGTAG
- the mgtE gene encoding magnesium transporter — protein MANRKGIPEHLRRWQEHGKGRAGAVDQRVIDAMHPADAADHIEELGLEEQVKFIKQLPMRDAAQSIAEMEEYDQRELIERLNVGMAARILEIMSPDDATDILEGLDDDLRETLLRQIKAEDREEISTLLTFDPDTAGGVMTTEVAIVHDNMTVDQAIAAIRKEVEDKSIPYYAYVVGRRNQLVGVVSMRDLLIARPGKMLTDLTNNQHIISVTYNVDKEEVARLIAHYNFLAMPVTDFDHRFIGVVTVDDVIDIINEEASEDMQSMVGAGTDETVDSPWGYSVKKRLPWLVINVANSAVSAWVVHLFEGNIAKMAMLAVLMPIVANQAGNTGQQALAVMIRQFATEKFDRKKSWEAVLREFKIGLANGICIAFLVLGAVFMLTSNSTLAMVMSGALFIDMVLGAVVGGAIPILLKEFGRDPAQASSIFLTTITDSFGFLSLLGLAGVFLL, from the coding sequence ATGGCGAATCGAAAAGGCATACCCGAACATCTCCGGCGATGGCAGGAACACGGTAAAGGACGAGCTGGTGCAGTGGACCAGCGCGTTATTGACGCTATGCACCCTGCGGATGCTGCTGATCATATTGAAGAACTTGGCCTAGAAGAACAGGTTAAATTCATCAAACAGCTGCCCATGCGCGATGCTGCTCAATCCATTGCCGAGATGGAAGAATATGACCAGCGTGAGCTGATTGAACGGCTCAACGTTGGCATGGCTGCTCGGATCCTTGAGATCATGTCCCCTGATGATGCGACTGACATTCTTGAGGGGCTCGATGATGATCTGCGTGAAACTCTTTTACGCCAGATCAAAGCAGAAGACAGGGAAGAAATATCGACCCTGCTGACTTTTGATCCTGATACCGCCGGTGGTGTTATGACCACCGAGGTTGCCATTGTTCATGATAACATGACTGTTGATCAGGCTATTGCAGCAATACGCAAGGAAGTGGAAGACAAGAGTATTCCATATTACGCCTATGTTGTAGGACGCCGCAATCAATTGGTCGGAGTTGTTTCCATGCGAGACCTGCTTATTGCACGTCCGGGAAAAATGCTGACTGACCTGACCAATAACCAGCACATTATTTCTGTTACCTATAATGTTGATAAAGAGGAAGTTGCAAGACTAATTGCCCACTATAACTTTCTTGCCATGCCCGTAACTGACTTTGACCACCGCTTTATAGGCGTTGTTACTGTTGATGATGTCATTGATATTATTAATGAAGAGGCCAGTGAAGATATGCAGTCGATGGTTGGTGCGGGTACTGACGAAACAGTTGATTCCCCTTGGGGCTATTCTGTAAAAAAAAGGTTGCCGTGGCTTGTCATCAACGTCGCAAACTCTGCTGTTTCTGCATGGGTTGTTCATCTTTTCGAGGGCAATATTGCGAAAATGGCTATGCTAGCAGTTTTAATGCCTATCGTCGCCAACCAGGCCGGTAATACCGGGCAGCAGGCTCTTGCTGTTATGATTCGTCAGTTCGCTACAGAGAAATTTGACCGTAAGAAATCATGGGAAGCGGTTCTTCGTGAATTCAAGATCGGCCTTGCCAACGGAATCTGTATAGCTTTTCTTGTTCTCGGTGCAGTCTTCATGCTGACCAGTAACTCCACTCTGGCAATGGTTATGTCCGGAGCTTTGTTTATTGATATGGTTTTAGGCGCGGTTGTTGGCGGTGCTATACCTATTCTGCTTAAGGAATTCGGCCGTGATCCGGCACAGGCATCGTCAATTTTCCTGACGACCATTACAGACAGTTTCGGTTTTCTTTCACTACTGGGACTGGCCGGTGTGTTCTTGCTTTGA
- a CDS encoding transferase: MKQIQKLINHIISRVNVNLRPMGLDVEQDLTSIINVNKLTEAYAYYALSIDHPIYFRFRESNLGGSYFLGKCDVDRSIILWSDIRGDELKSAGTKLNFSGVTTELYRDEVIQVVNSFLLKTLVHNYSRNPEMPEFFRILNTVAMHYANIHGTTTEGAYLGAFATADLSVMHNCILGNYCYVQAGDLSKVCIGPGRIWIKAEGKYEFNYRYPQATLERYISWDQNGELVGLFAEFLKGRRSDFLPVYDTLAKKFSVWVPENAFVSRYAVVKGDCVIGENCLVAQRAYIEHSVLGTGSNAQENSFIVHSRFAGFVVVAHGGKLVHCDIGEKVFIGFNSFLHGTEENTVSVGGGSIVMPHTIIHAYEPIKIPDETIIWGYVTKQEDLKTQSMSLRDFAKGKAFNIGRMSFYGDGAAFIRDFQNRVEHILVDNGARFDGNPESRGHAQRTQYVSYNLFQPYLGGEKKGMFPTIIVEDD, translated from the coding sequence ATGAAACAAATTCAAAAACTTATCAACCATATTATTTCCAGGGTTAACGTAAACCTCCGGCCCATGGGACTGGATGTTGAGCAGGACCTGACAAGCATCATCAATGTAAATAAGCTGACCGAGGCCTATGCATATTATGCCTTGTCGATTGACCACCCCATCTACTTCCGATTCCGGGAAAGCAATCTCGGGGGATCGTATTTTCTTGGAAAATGCGATGTTGACCGTTCCATTATTCTTTGGAGTGACATACGTGGAGATGAGCTTAAGAGCGCAGGAACTAAGCTTAATTTCAGTGGTGTCACAACCGAGCTTTACCGTGATGAAGTTATTCAGGTCGTAAACAGTTTTCTATTAAAGACACTTGTTCACAACTACTCCAGAAATCCTGAGATGCCGGAATTCTTCCGCATACTTAATACCGTTGCCATGCATTATGCAAATATTCACGGGACAACTACCGAAGGCGCATACCTTGGTGCATTTGCTACAGCTGATCTTTCGGTTATGCATAATTGCATTCTCGGGAATTATTGTTACGTGCAGGCAGGAGATCTTTCTAAAGTATGTATTGGCCCGGGCCGTATCTGGATTAAAGCCGAAGGAAAATATGAATTCAACTACCGCTATCCACAGGCTACGCTTGAAAGATATATTTCATGGGACCAGAACGGTGAGCTTGTAGGATTGTTTGCCGAGTTTCTAAAAGGACGGCGCAGTGATTTTCTTCCGGTATATGATACTCTGGCGAAAAAATTTTCGGTCTGGGTTCCGGAGAATGCTTTTGTCAGCCGCTATGCGGTAGTTAAAGGAGATTGCGTAATTGGCGAGAACTGCCTTGTTGCGCAGCGTGCGTATATTGAACATTCAGTACTCGGAACCGGGTCTAATGCTCAGGAAAACAGCTTTATAGTTCATTCGCGTTTTGCCGGATTCGTTGTTGTCGCTCATGGCGGCAAGTTGGTTCATTGCGATATCGGTGAGAAAGTATTCATCGGCTTTAACTCCTTTCTCCATGGAACTGAAGAGAATACCGTTTCAGTCGGTGGAGGATCAATTGTGATGCCCCATACCATAATCCATGCTTATGAACCAATTAAAATTCCGGACGAAACTATCATCTGGGGATATGTTACCAAGCAGGAAGACCTTAAAACCCAGTCCATGTCTTTACGGGATTTCGCCAAAGGCAAAGCTTTTAATATAGGCCGGATGTCTTTTTACGGTGACGGTGCCGCATTTATTCGAGATTTCCAGAACCGTGTCGAGCATATTCTGGTTGATAACGGCGCGCGTTTTGACGGCAATCCCGAGAGCAGGGGACATGCACAACGAACTCAGTACGTATCATATAACCTGTTTCAACCTTATCTTGGTGGAGAAAAGAAGGGGATGTTTCCGACTATTATTGTTGAAGATGATTAG
- a CDS encoding adenylate kinase, whose amino-acid sequence MNILIFGPNGSGKGTQGALAKKKYNLDHIESGAIFRKHIGGGTELGMKAKEYIDKGELVPDDITIPMVLDVLQSSGENGWLLDGFPRSIVQAEKLWEALEKDGVKLDFVIEILLPREVAKNRIMGRRLCENDPNHPNNKFIDAIKPDGDKCRVCGGALSERADDQDEDAINKRHDIYYDDKTGTVAAAYFYKDLAPKAGFKYIELNGEGTIDEIKETLMGQLV is encoded by the coding sequence ATGAATATTCTTATTTTTGGACCCAACGGTAGTGGTAAAGGAACTCAGGGCGCTCTCGCTAAGAAAAAATACAATCTCGATCACATCGAATCCGGCGCTATCTTCCGTAAACATATCGGTGGCGGAACCGAACTCGGCATGAAAGCTAAAGAGTACATCGATAAAGGTGAACTCGTTCCTGATGATATTACCATTCCTATGGTTCTCGACGTTCTCCAGTCTTCCGGTGAAAACGGCTGGCTGCTCGACGGTTTCCCCCGTTCTATCGTACAGGCTGAAAAGCTTTGGGAAGCTCTCGAAAAAGACGGCGTAAAACTGGACTTCGTCATCGAAATCCTGCTGCCCCGTGAAGTTGCTAAAAACCGCATCATGGGCCGTCGCCTCTGTGAAAACGATCCGAACCACCCCAACAACAAGTTCATCGACGCTATCAAGCCTGACGGAGACAAATGTCGCGTATGCGGCGGTGCTCTTTCCGAGCGCGCTGACGACCAGGACGAAGATGCAATCAACAAACGCCACGACATCTACTATGATGATAAAACCGGTACTGTTGCAGCAGCATACTTCTACAAAGATCTGGCTCCTAAAGCTGGCTTCAAATACATCGAACTCAATGGTGAAGGCACCATCGACGAAATTAAAGAAACCCTCATGGGTCAGCTCGTTTAG
- the tilS gene encoding tRNA lysidine(34) synthetase TilS, with amino-acid sequence MDFLPNSIQELEPRLARFCLNIEKFGIQKSGENFASKIMLVGVSGGIDSTALLIIATLLARKSGGRVFCAHIDHGLREESGKDRFFVEELCLQMNVPFKALNADVAGYAAKHTMGLEEAGRIIRYNFFKKCLKKFNADFLLLAHHVGDLSEDMVMRLIRGTGWPALAGMDAYDPARKLLRPLLSTRKEELEDFLRSIGCPWREDESNTSDAYMRNRVRNRIMPLLNEENPSLGAGLIRLKEQAELDDDYWSEQIEMALQKAEQVKNGGLFIHCSILNNCHSALRLRIYKHILDNLGPGHALFDSILLLDQAFLGRKSGSTFQFPGNKIAVINKTGLLFKVN; translated from the coding sequence ATGGACTTTCTTCCAAATTCAATTCAAGAACTTGAACCTAGACTGGCTCGATTTTGCTTGAATATTGAAAAGTTCGGCATCCAGAAATCCGGTGAAAATTTCGCTTCTAAAATAATGCTTGTCGGAGTTTCAGGCGGAATTGATTCAACCGCATTGTTAATTATCGCAACCCTGCTCGCCCGTAAATCGGGTGGCAGGGTTTTTTGCGCCCATATAGATCATGGTTTAAGGGAAGAATCTGGTAAGGACAGATTTTTTGTTGAAGAGCTTTGCCTCCAGATGAATGTACCGTTTAAGGCGCTTAATGCTGATGTTGCCGGATATGCCGCAAAACATACCATGGGCCTTGAAGAAGCCGGTCGCATAATACGCTACAATTTCTTCAAGAAGTGCTTGAAGAAATTTAATGCCGACTTTCTACTTCTGGCCCACCACGTCGGTGATCTCTCTGAGGATATGGTTATGCGGTTGATTCGCGGCACCGGCTGGCCCGCACTTGCAGGAATGGATGCATATGATCCCGCGCGCAAGCTTTTACGTCCACTGCTCTCAACGAGGAAGGAAGAACTTGAAGATTTCCTGCGGTCTATTGGATGCCCGTGGCGTGAGGACGAAAGTAATACATCTGATGCGTACATGCGTAATCGGGTCCGTAACCGGATCATGCCATTATTAAATGAAGAAAACCCCAGTCTTGGTGCCGGGCTGATACGCTTGAAAGAACAGGCTGAACTTGATGATGATTACTGGTCCGAGCAGATAGAAATGGCCCTCCAGAAGGCTGAACAGGTCAAAAATGGCGGACTATTTATACATTGTTCAATTTTGAACAATTGCCATTCTGCATTAAGATTACGTATTTACAAACACATTTTAGATAACCTTGGCCCCGGACATGCCCTGTTTGATTCGATTTTGCTGCTTGATCAGGCCTTTTTAGGCCGAAAATCCGGTTCAACCTTCCAATTTCCGGGAAATAAGATTGCTGTGATCAATAAAACAGGACTGTTATTCAAAGTTAATTAG
- the hemA gene encoding glutamyl-tRNA reductase: MDHNIYLIGLNHRSAGVDVRERYALTNVEEFEDGLLELGIREVMALSTCNRVEILVVCSPEISQTDILAYWAQRCCGSVEELEPNAYCHEGLGAVKHLFRVACSLDSMIVGEPQILGQLKDSYRKAVDAGAARVIINRMLHKAFFVAKRVRTETSIASSAVSISYAAVELAKKIFGELKGQRAMLIGAGEMAELAATHLLNSGVEEIAIANRTFSRAEGLAECMGGTAVPFEDLYEHLIDTDIIISSTGAPHAVITAKEMKKVIKKRKFRPMFFIDIAVPRDIDPDVNGLDNVYLYDIDDLKDVVEENKSQREDEAVKAHSIVEFETLSFGNWINSLDLQPTIVDLFNRSENIAQQELAKTLKRLGNVDPKTHKALETMAMAIGKKLLHEPVSFLKRRTEEEGKADEFVDLARRMFNLDNEIIPADAHCGRKKKNNIAN, translated from the coding sequence ATGGACCACAATATTTACTTAATCGGCCTTAACCACCGCTCTGCGGGAGTGGATGTTCGGGAACGCTATGCCCTGACCAATGTAGAGGAATTCGAAGACGGATTGCTTGAACTCGGTATACGCGAAGTAATGGCTTTATCAACCTGCAACAGGGTTGAAATCCTTGTTGTATGTTCTCCCGAGATAAGCCAAACGGATATCCTTGCGTATTGGGCACAAAGGTGCTGCGGTTCTGTAGAAGAACTTGAGCCGAACGCCTACTGTCACGAAGGACTAGGAGCGGTAAAACACCTTTTCCGGGTTGCATGCAGTCTTGATTCCATGATTGTAGGCGAGCCCCAGATTCTGGGGCAGCTGAAGGATTCATACCGCAAGGCAGTAGACGCCGGAGCAGCACGGGTTATTATCAACCGTATGCTGCACAAAGCGTTCTTTGTCGCCAAAAGGGTACGCACCGAAACCTCTATAGCTTCAAGCGCGGTTTCAATCAGTTACGCTGCCGTAGAGCTGGCCAAAAAGATTTTTGGTGAGCTTAAAGGGCAACGGGCCATGCTCATCGGTGCAGGTGAAATGGCCGAGCTCGCCGCGACACATCTGCTCAACAGCGGCGTAGAAGAAATCGCCATTGCCAACCGGACCTTTTCCCGCGCCGAAGGCCTTGCGGAATGTATGGGAGGGACCGCAGTTCCCTTTGAAGATCTATACGAACATCTAATTGACACCGACATCATCATCAGCTCTACCGGAGCGCCCCACGCGGTTATCACCGCCAAGGAAATGAAAAAGGTCATCAAGAAACGTAAGTTCCGGCCCATGTTCTTCATCGACATTGCTGTCCCACGCGATATCGACCCGGACGTAAACGGTCTTGATAACGTATATCTTTATGATATTGACGACCTCAAGGATGTTGTCGAGGAAAACAAATCGCAGCGCGAGGATGAGGCAGTCAAAGCGCATTCCATAGTTGAATTCGAGACACTCTCCTTTGGGAACTGGATCAATTCACTTGACCTGCAACCAACCATTGTGGACCTCTTCAACCGTAGTGAAAATATAGCCCAGCAGGAGCTTGCCAAGACTCTTAAACGCCTTGGAAATGTGGACCCAAAAACACATAAGGCCCTTGAAACCATGGCCATGGCTATCGGTAAAAAGCTGCTCCACGAGCCTGTGTCCTTCTTGAAACGTCGAACAGAGGAAGAAGGCAAGGCTGATGAATTTGTTGATTTGGCCCGACGCATGTTCAACCTCGACAATGAAATTATTCCTGCTGATGCCCATTGCGGACGCAAGAAAAAGAATAATATTGCCAACTAA
- the ccsA gene encoding cytochrome c biogenesis protein CcsA gives MNLFELFQYIIIALYLAGTTFFFIGSIRNNKLLGKLGNLSAIGGFALHTLDLIIALTICKGTVLSGGFFYFSLLGWSFILVYFGLWWKLRSTFFALTASPFALLLFIISLASQSLKVTIPAHLAGLFIGLHIGTIFLSIALMAMAAGAGVAFLYLNNKIKTKANLSGMEKEMPSLNTFDNVNHWSITIGFPLYTLGLAAGFLWARTAFTKMFSWDPKEIVTLVVWFLFAFVFHQRVMLGWRGRKPAILVIIVFVITMISLWGINFFVPTHHSFKV, from the coding sequence ATGAACTTATTTGAATTATTCCAGTACATAATTATCGCCCTCTATCTTGCGGGTACGACCTTTTTCTTCATCGGAAGCATCAGAAACAACAAGTTGCTGGGGAAACTGGGTAATCTGTCCGCAATTGGTGGATTTGCGCTGCATACCCTCGACCTGATTATTGCATTAACCATTTGCAAAGGAACAGTTCTAAGCGGCGGATTCTTTTATTTCAGTCTGCTGGGATGGAGCTTCATCCTTGTTTATTTCGGGCTATGGTGGAAACTGCGTTCTACCTTTTTCGCTCTTACAGCTTCTCCATTCGCCCTGCTGCTTTTTATTATTTCCCTTGCCTCCCAGAGCCTGAAGGTGACTATTCCCGCCCATCTGGCCGGATTGTTTATCGGTCTGCATATCGGGACAATCTTCCTCAGCATTGCACTGATGGCAATGGCTGCCGGAGCCGGAGTAGCTTTTCTCTACCTGAACAATAAAATCAAAACCAAGGCAAACCTTAGCGGAATGGAAAAGGAAATGCCTTCGCTTAATACTTTCGACAATGTAAACCATTGGTCGATCACAATCGGATTCCCGCTCTACACTTTGGGTCTTGCCGCCGGTTTCCTCTGGGCCCGGACCGCATTCACCAAAATGTTCTCTTGGGACCCGAAGGAAATTGTTACTTTAGTCGTCTGGTTCCTTTTCGCCTTTGTTTTTCACCAGCGCGTCATGTTGGGCTGGCGAGGCAGAAAACCGGCAATTCTGGTGATTATCGTTTTTGTTATCACTATGATCTCCCTGTGGGGTATCAACTTTTTCGTCCCCACTCACCACAGCTTTAAAGTCTGA
- a CDS encoding bifunctional precorrin-2 dehydrogenase/sirohydrochlorin ferrochelatase, with translation MTYYPIFLKVKNRKCLLVGAGAVGIRKLKSILACKPEQVTVLDTAEPGPELLEISRDQRVIFKQRHFQDSDLDNVFIAFACTNNAELNRRMSDLCMKKNILCNIADFPEGSNFIVPSVIRQGDLTLAVSSGGSTPALTKRIRSELQEIFGPHYAAFITLMGRIRPLVLDLGKETSQNTALFRLLVGSPILDELEAGNMERVNEILTDTLPQELVPRIPELIDELI, from the coding sequence ATGACTTACTACCCTATTTTTTTAAAAGTTAAAAACCGCAAATGTCTGCTGGTCGGTGCCGGAGCTGTCGGGATACGCAAACTCAAGTCCATACTTGCATGCAAGCCCGAACAGGTAACAGTACTGGATACAGCGGAACCTGGTCCGGAATTACTTGAAATCAGCCGTGATCAGCGGGTGATCTTTAAACAACGTCATTTCCAAGACAGCGATCTGGACAATGTTTTTATCGCCTTTGCCTGCACGAACAATGCGGAACTGAACCGGCGTATGTCAGATCTGTGCATGAAAAAAAATATTCTCTGCAATATCGCTGACTTTCCCGAAGGAAGCAACTTTATTGTTCCTTCAGTCATCAGGCAGGGAGATTTAACGCTGGCCGTGTCTTCCGGAGGCAGCACTCCGGCATTAACAAAAAGAATCCGGAGTGAATTACAGGAAATTTTCGGCCCGCATTATGCCGCTTTTATAACTTTAATGGGAAGAATAAGACCACTGGTCCTTGACCTCGGCAAGGAAACAAGCCAAAACACCGCATTGTTCAGGTTGCTTGTCGGGTCCCCGATTTTAGATGAACTTGAGGCCGGAAACATGGAGCGGGTAAATGAAATCTTGACTGATACCCTGCCCCAAGAACTTGTTCCCCGTATACCGGAGTTAATTGATGAACTTATTTGA
- a CDS encoding glycosyltransferase family 9 protein, giving the protein MKRALVIQLTRFGDLVQTKRLVLTLQGRGFTVHLCVDRSLEALARIVYPYCEIHPLIAHGSGIDGDGKDTVLPVNYEIFRQLAEINFSEIYNLNFSSMNYVLSSMFAPEKVKGHKRINGQPMKDRWFEFCFRLAAERRNNINLVDYWAALSPNMIPAAEVNPPATPGGKGIGVVMAGRESRRSLPYDVLAPLVLAASSINKNKDIYLLGSSAERESAKKLFSKFPAAAAKTTTNLAGKTDWEGLAAAVSGLDLLITPDTGTMHLAAHLGVPVLGTFLSSAWCSETGPYGAGHTVLQADIECAPCMEAAPCYNNMKCLTPFTDSSAARYVATRNPEHLPKGISVFESVCDFLGTEFVLKTGNDPSGERRHRLRKFIGCHLGLLDIGEYGPFADLAEKFYKDKDWIAP; this is encoded by the coding sequence ATGAAACGGGCTCTGGTTATACAACTTACAAGGTTCGGCGATCTGGTCCAGACAAAACGTCTTGTATTAACGCTCCAAGGGCGCGGGTTTACTGTGCATCTTTGTGTCGACCGCTCTCTGGAGGCACTGGCCAGGATTGTTTACCCTTATTGCGAAATACATCCGCTTATAGCACACGGCAGCGGGATTGACGGGGATGGAAAAGATACAGTACTCCCGGTAAATTATGAAATCTTCAGACAATTGGCTGAAATAAATTTCAGCGAAATATATAACCTGAACTTTTCGTCCATGAATTATGTCCTTTCATCTATGTTTGCTCCTGAAAAGGTCAAAGGACATAAACGAATCAACGGTCAACCCATGAAAGACCGCTGGTTTGAGTTCTGTTTCCGGCTGGCTGCCGAGCGGCGCAATAATATAAATCTGGTGGATTACTGGGCTGCGCTCAGTCCGAACATGATTCCGGCTGCGGAAGTCAACCCGCCTGCAACCCCGGGGGGCAAAGGAATCGGGGTGGTTATGGCCGGACGGGAAAGCAGGCGTTCTCTGCCTTATGACGTTCTGGCTCCGCTGGTTTTGGCGGCTAGTTCTATCAATAAAAACAAGGATATTTATCTGCTGGGCAGCAGTGCTGAGCGTGAGTCTGCCAAAAAATTATTTTCAAAATTCCCGGCAGCAGCGGCGAAAACAACCACGAACCTCGCCGGGAAAACAGACTGGGAAGGTTTGGCAGCAGCCGTAAGCGGACTTGATCTATTGATCACCCCGGACACGGGAACTATGCATCTTGCAGCACATTTAGGTGTTCCGGTACTGGGTACTTTTCTTTCATCAGCATGGTGTTCAGAAACCGGGCCTTATGGTGCTGGGCATACCGTTCTGCAAGCAGATATCGAGTGTGCGCCCTGCATGGAAGCCGCTCCATGCTATAATAATATGAAGTGTCTGACACCATTTACGGATTCTTCGGCTGCGCGTTATGTTGCAACACGAAATCCGGAGCATCTGCCCAAAGGGATTTCCGTTTTTGAATCGGTCTGTGATTTTTTAGGGACAGAATTTGTGTTGAAAACTGGAAATGATCCCAGCGGAGAACGCAGACACCGTTTACGCAAATTCATCGGCTGTCATCTTGGACTGCTTGATATCGGCGAGTATGGTCCTTTTGCTGATCTGGCAGAAAAATTTTATAAGGATAAAGACTGGATAGCTCCTTAA
- a CDS encoding glycosyltransferase — MDKNKVLRILVVLPLYGGSLPVGRFCVSALKKMGHLVETFEAPDFYSAYTALDDLKVTSDRHQYLINSYLNMLSQAVLAKVETFEPDMVLAMAQAPLTHQALKRLRKDNIKTAMWFVEDFRLFTYWQSFATFYDVFAVIQKEPFFSELERIGVKNVLYLPLAAQPDFHKPEEINSVDARKYGGDVAFMGAGYPNRRMAFRKLIHHGLKIWGTEWDGDHVLEPHVQLGGRRISSEECVKIFNSTKINLNLHSSVNADELVSGGDFINPRTFELAACGAFQLVDKRSLMADAFDDGELAYFDDLEDLDRKIGYFLAHPEERKIYAERGRARVLKDHTYEVRMQSLIDFTAGRFAGWPVQRNTDELFDVNFPAALKDDIVKLIDRLGLPSNVGFNDLVAAVKAQQGQLSPLDTAILFLDEWKKMYKG; from the coding sequence ATGGATAAGAACAAGGTGTTGCGAATTCTGGTTGTGCTTCCCTTATATGGCGGTTCTCTGCCTGTAGGGCGTTTCTGTGTTTCCGCACTAAAAAAAATGGGCCACCTGGTGGAAACCTTTGAAGCTCCTGATTTTTACAGTGCGTATACCGCATTGGATGATCTCAAAGTTACCTCGGACAGGCACCAATATCTTATAAACAGCTACCTAAATATGTTGTCGCAGGCAGTGCTGGCCAAGGTCGAAACTTTTGAGCCGGATATGGTTCTGGCCATGGCTCAGGCACCGCTTACCCATCAGGCGCTCAAAAGACTGCGTAAAGATAATATTAAAACAGCCATGTGGTTTGTTGAAGATTTTCGTTTATTTACCTATTGGCAGTCTTTTGCGACGTTCTATGATGTATTTGCGGTCATCCAGAAAGAACCTTTTTTCAGCGAGCTTGAGCGAATAGGCGTAAAAAATGTGCTTTATCTGCCTCTTGCTGCCCAGCCTGATTTTCATAAACCGGAAGAAATCAACTCTGTAGATGCCCGCAAATATGGCGGTGATGTTGCTTTCATGGGTGCCGGATATCCGAACAGACGCATGGCCTTTCGCAAATTAATTCATCATGGCTTAAAAATATGGGGGACCGAGTGGGATGGTGATCATGTGCTTGAACCTCATGTACAGCTTGGTGGCCGTCGTATATCATCAGAAGAATGCGTTAAAATTTTTAACAGTACTAAAATAAATCTGAATCTGCATTCATCTGTTAATGCGGATGAACTTGTCAGCGGGGGGGATTTTATTAACCCGAGAACCTTTGAGCTGGCTGCTTGCGGTGCTTTTCAGCTAGTGGATAAACGCTCGCTCATGGCTGATGCTTTTGATGATGGAGAGCTGGCCTATTTTGATGATCTTGAAGATTTGGATCGTAAAATCGGATATTTCCTCGCCCACCCTGAGGAACGCAAAATATATGCAGAGCGAGGAAGGGCGCGAGTCCTTAAAGATCATACATATGAAGTAAGGATGCAGAGTTTGATTGACTTCACTGCCGGGCGGTTTGCTGGTTGGCCGGTTCAACGTAATACTGACGAGCTTTTTGATGTCAACTTCCCAGCGGCTTTAAAAGATGATATAGTTAAATTAATTGATAGGTTGGGGCTGCCTTCCAATGTTGGATTCAATGATCTTGTTGCAGCAGTCAAGGCGCAGCAGGGACAGTTGAGTCCTTTGGACACAGCGATCCTTTTTCTGGATGAATGGAAAAAAATGTATAAAGGATAA